Below is a window of Mycobacterium dioxanotrophicus DNA.
GCGCGTGGTGGAGTTGGCCGGAGTGCGCACCCGGAGAGTCAAGGTTCTCGTTCTGCTGGTCTCCGGTATCACTGCGGGATTGGCCGGTCTGCTGCTCACCGCCCAACTGGGAGCGGCCGGGCCGACATTGGGGTCGACGATCTTGCTCGACTCGGTGGCCGCGATCGTCATCGGCGGAACCGCGCTCTCGGGCGGGGTCGGCGGAGTCGGCCGCACCGTGCTCGGTGTGCTGATCCTCACCGTGCTGTCCAACGGCCTCAACCAGATCGGGGCGGCCGACTACACACAGACCATCATCAAAGGCTTGGTCATCATCGTCGCCGCGGTGTTCACCATGGCTTCACAACGCAAACTCATCGTGAAGTAACGCCCTCGGTCCCGGTCACCCGGCTTGTGCGGTGACCCGCGATCGGCGATCCGGCACCCGCTGCAGGCCGAGATGGCCGCGCAGGGTGCTGTGCCGGTATTCGTGCCGGAACAGTCCGCGTGCCCGCAGGATCGGGATCACGTGGTCCACGAAGAGCTCCAGACCGGACGGGAACACATCGGGCATCAGGTTGAAACCGTCGACCGCGCCCGCCCGGAACCACTCCTCGATCGCGTCGGCGATCTGCTCCGGTGAACCGATCACCAAACGATGCCACGTGATCACGCGATCCAACAGCTGCCGAACGGTCAGCTGCTCCCGGCGCGCGAGGTTGACGACGATGTCCCGGGCGCCCTGGGAGCCACCGATCGTCTCGGCACCGTCGAGCAGCCACTTCGGCAACGGGCTGTCCCAATCGAGCTCGGCCGGGTCGACGCTGAGCTGCGCGGCTAGATGCGCCAGCCTGCGCTCCCCCGCGAGTTCGTTGAGCTCGGCATTGCGCCGCCAGGCCTCTTCTTCGGTGCTGCCCAGTACGAAGGACAACCCCGGCATGATCCGAATCGCGTCCCTGGGCCGACCGTAAGCGACTGTGCGGGACCGTAGTTCGTCAGCATTGCGCAGAGCGTCGGCCAACGATGCCTGCGCGGCGAAGACGCCGTCGGCGTACTTGCCTGCGAGGTTGAGACCGCCGGATGACCCTCCTGCCTGGAACAGGACGGGGTGGCCCTGCGGGGATCGCGGGAGTGTCAGCGGACCGGTGACGTTGAAGAACTCGCCGCGGTGGTCGATCGTGTTGATCGATCCGACTCTGCTGAAGGCGCCTTTCGCCTTGTCGGCGAGGACGGCGTCGTCGTCCCAGGAATCCCAGAGCGCGCGCACCACGTCGATGAATTCGGCTGCGCGCCGGTATCTTTGTGCCCGGTTGGGCTGCTCCGCCGTCTCGTCACCATGCCCGAAGTTTCCCCACGCGTAGGGATCGCTGCTGGTCACCACGTTCCAAGCGGCGCGCCCGCGGCTGAGGTGGTCCAGCGACGCGAACCGCCGCGCGATGTTGTAGGGCTCTTCGAACGACGTCGAGACCGTTCCGATGAGCCCGAGGTGGGTCGTCGCCGATGCCAACGTCGACAACAGCACGATCGGATCAAGAGCGAGCGGCGGAGCCACCAACGGTTCTCCCGGCGGCTGGAACAGCGAGGGGCTGTCGGCCAGGAACAGCGCATCGAGGGTGCCGCGCTCTGCCGTCCGGGCGACATCGACCCAGAATGCGGGATCGCTGAACCAGTTCGGATCTGAGCCGGGGTATTGCCAGGCGGCGGGGTGCATCCCGTCGGAGAGGACGTTGACGCCCAAGTGCAGTTCGCGTGTGCTCATCTAGATCGGTTCTCCTGGCAGGGCAAAGATCGGTTTGTCCTCCGAGACCTGGTCGATCCGATCCGGGACCACCGTTTGGACGTCCGAATAACCCGGACGTCAGCAAGATTGGCAGATGCCGCCCTGCGCTGGCCAGCGTTGCGATCAACGTGACGGGATCACGTCTCGACCGATATCTGCGCAAACGCACTGCAGCGCAGTCGGTATACGTCCGCCAAGGAGCGTTCTGTCGTCAATACGCGCGTAGACCATAAGAATCTCTCGGATTCGATCACTGACGCAGCGGATTCAGTTGAGGCACAGTACAGACGAAACTGGTCCCCTCTGCCGCCGTCGCATCATCATGACGGGTGAGCAGGGCCACAGGTGAACCGACGGCTCGGAAAGGCGGAGTAATGCCAGCGGCGCCAATACGTTGCTGCCGTGCATTTACCGTCCGGCCGGCATCACCGACGAGCGGTGGTCCGCGGCTGCGCCTGACGCGGCCGCCGACCTACTTTTGAGCACCGGCCCGGTGCCGTCAGGCGACCGCACCGATGGACTGAGCCGACTCCCTATCGAACCGAAACGAGATGACATGCCTTCCGCGCGTCCAAAACGACTGATTCTCAATGGTTTCACGATGTCAGCGGTCGGGCATATTTCGCCCGGCCTGTGGCGGCACCCTGACGACCACGCATACCGTTACCCTTCGCTGAAGTACTGGACCGATCTGGCGAAATTGCTGGAATCGGGTGGATTCGACACGCTGTTCATCGCCGACGTCCTCGGGCCCATCGAGGTGTATCAGGGCAAGGCTGATGCTGCATTGCGCAATGCCACGCAGCTGCCGGTCAGCGATCCTCTACTGGCGGTTTCAGCGATGGCGGCGGCAACGCGTCATCTGGGTTTCGGTGTGACGGTATCGACGTCCTACGCGCAGCCCTACTTGCTCGCGCGAACGTTCTCGACCCTCGACCAGCTGACCGATGGCAGGATCGCCTGGAACGTCGTCACATCGATGATCGACAGCGCGGCACGCAATCTGGGGCTCTCGGAGCAGTTCGACCACGACGAGCGTTATGACCGTGCCCAGGAGTTCCTCGACGTGACATACAAGCTCTGGGAGGGGTCGTGGGAAGACGGAGCCGTACTGCGCGATCGTGTCGCCGGCGTCTACACCGACCCCGCGAAAGTGCACCGCATCGACCACCACGGAAAGTACTACGCCGTAGCGGGCCCTCATCTGTGCGAACCGACACCACAGCGGACCCCGGTGATCTTCCAGGCCGGCGCGTCGACTCGCGGCCAAGAGTTCGCAGCACGAAACGCCGAACTGGTCTTCCTCGGAGGACGCGACGCCCGGGAGATCGGACGCAACGTCGCCCAGATCAAACGACGCGCCGCCGCAGCGGGCCGCGACCCTGACGCCATCAAGTTCGTCACATCGGTGACTGTCATCACCGGTCCCGACGACGCGACGGCGCAGTCCAAGCATGCTGATTACCTTGGCCATTCGAGTGCAGAAGGTGCCTTGGCACTGTTTTCGGCGTTTACCGGACACGACTGGTCCGGTCACGATCTCGATGAAGTCGTCGAACGCACCGAGACGAACGCGTCGCAGTCGACGCTGGCTTCCGGACGAGGCCGGACCCTGCGCGACATCGTGGACACCATGGCGCTCGGAGGCTTGCACCCGACGATCGTCGGTGGCCCTCACCGCGTGGCCGATTACCTCGAAGCGCTGGCAGAGGAAGCCGACCTCGATGGTTTCAATCTGGCGCACGTGGTGAGCCCAGGTTCATTCGAAGACTTCATCGAATTCGTGGTACCCGAGCTACGCCGCCGCGGTCGGTTGCTCAACGAGTACTTTCCGGGCACATTGCGGGAGAAGCTCGGCGAAACCGCCTCTGCTGCAATCGGTGATGATCATCCTGCATCGACCTACCGGATCGGTGCCCGACCGGCGGCCCGAGCATGACATCCGAGACTCAGTCGCCTTCCAGCTCGCATCTACCGGACGTCCCCGAGCCGCTTGTGCGTTTGGCCGGGGTGACCAAGACGTACCGCAACCATGACGGCGGCCGGTTCACTGCCCTCGACAACGTGGATCTCGACATCACTCGTGGCTGCGTGCACGGCATCGCAGGGTTCAGCGGCGCCGGCAAATCCACCCTGCTGCGGACCGTCAACATGCTCGAAAGACCCGAGTCGGGTGCCGTCGTCGTCAATGGTGAGGACCTGACGACGCTCTCCGAGCGATCTTTGCGCGCCCGGCGCCGCGCCATCGGGATGATCTTCCAGGAATTCAACCTCCTGGCGAACAAGACCGTGGTGGAAAACGTCGAACTGCCGTTGAGGCTGGCGAAGGTCAGCCGCACGGCCAGGCGTGAGAAGGCGTTGGCATCCCTGGCAGCGGTCGGACTAGAGGACAAGGCCTTCGGGTACCCGGAGCGACTGAGCGGCGGGCAGAAACAACGCGTTGGCATCGCGCGGGCACTGGTCACCGAACCCGAGGTACTGCTGTGTGATGAGGCAACCTCTGCACTGGACCCGCGCACCACCGACGAAATCCT
It encodes the following:
- a CDS encoding methionine ABC transporter ATP-binding protein; its protein translation is MTSETQSPSSSHLPDVPEPLVRLAGVTKTYRNHDGGRFTALDNVDLDITRGCVHGIAGFSGAGKSTLLRTVNMLERPESGAVVVNGEDLTTLSERSLRARRRAIGMIFQEFNLLANKTVVENVELPLRLAKVSRTARREKALASLAAVGLEDKAFGYPERLSGGQKQRVGIARALVTEPEVLLCDEATSALDPRTTDEILQLLRGINSDRGITIVVVTHEVHVINAVCDRISVMERGVIVENFSLGAPIRPETSISRYLFGQADRPSRGWEVADA
- a CDS encoding LLM class flavin-dependent oxidoreductase, coding for MPSARPKRLILNGFTMSAVGHISPGLWRHPDDHAYRYPSLKYWTDLAKLLESGGFDTLFIADVLGPIEVYQGKADAALRNATQLPVSDPLLAVSAMAAATRHLGFGVTVSTSYAQPYLLARTFSTLDQLTDGRIAWNVVTSMIDSAARNLGLSEQFDHDERYDRAQEFLDVTYKLWEGSWEDGAVLRDRVAGVYTDPAKVHRIDHHGKYYAVAGPHLCEPTPQRTPVIFQAGASTRGQEFAARNAELVFLGGRDAREIGRNVAQIKRRAAAAGRDPDAIKFVTSVTVITGPDDATAQSKHADYLGHSSAEGALALFSAFTGHDWSGHDLDEVVERTETNASQSTLASGRGRTLRDIVDTMALGGLHPTIVGGPHRVADYLEALAEEADLDGFNLAHVVSPGSFEDFIEFVVPELRRRGRLLNEYFPGTLREKLGETASAAIGDDHPASTYRIGARPAARA
- a CDS encoding LLM class flavin-dependent oxidoreductase; translation: MSTRELHLGVNVLSDGMHPAAWQYPGSDPNWFSDPAFWVDVARTAERGTLDALFLADSPSLFQPPGEPLVAPPLALDPIVLLSTLASATTHLGLIGTVSTSFEEPYNIARRFASLDHLSRGRAAWNVVTSSDPYAWGNFGHGDETAEQPNRAQRYRRAAEFIDVVRALWDSWDDDAVLADKAKGAFSRVGSINTIDHRGEFFNVTGPLTLPRSPQGHPVLFQAGGSSGGLNLAGKYADGVFAAQASLADALRNADELRSRTVAYGRPRDAIRIMPGLSFVLGSTEEEAWRRNAELNELAGERRLAHLAAQLSVDPAELDWDSPLPKWLLDGAETIGGSQGARDIVVNLARREQLTVRQLLDRVITWHRLVIGSPEQIADAIEEWFRAGAVDGFNLMPDVFPSGLELFVDHVIPILRARGLFRHEYRHSTLRGHLGLQRVPDRRSRVTAQAG